A genomic stretch from Sphingomonas sp. HDW15A includes:
- the ribB gene encoding 3,4-dihydroxy-2-butanone-4-phosphate synthase gives MSTDLIERLEAVIATGEISRSGLARAAGLHPNSLRKLGHGDWNPTADTLLKLEKLLQRGTTDVLVGPERIIDEARNGRMFILVDDDDRENEGDLVIPAQMATPDAINFMARHGRGLICLALTKERADVLGLQPMARTNETRLETAFTVSIEAREGVTTGISAADRARTIAVAIDSANGPDSICSPGHVFPLVARPGGVLVRAGHTEAAVDVSRLAGLNPSGVICEIMSEDGTMARLDGLMEFARHHGLKIGTIRDLIAYRLKKDHMVERVSETAFTSRSGRPWTAQVFRDKASGEEQLALVHGAVHPEEPTLVRMHSIDLFADLLGEQGARSGLLDGAMAMIEAEGSGVVVALHAAAPGSLSRATDLRSGKPSPSSPELRGYGIGAQILAALGIHDMVLLSNTRHSPVGLSAYGLAIVEERPIQMSAD, from the coding sequence ATGTCTACTGATCTCATCGAGCGGCTCGAGGCCGTCATCGCCACGGGTGAAATCAGCAGGTCCGGACTCGCGCGGGCCGCCGGCCTTCACCCCAACAGCCTTCGCAAACTTGGGCATGGCGACTGGAACCCGACCGCGGACACGCTCTTAAAGCTGGAAAAGCTTCTTCAGCGCGGCACAACGGACGTCCTTGTCGGCCCTGAGCGGATTATCGATGAGGCGCGCAACGGGCGGATGTTCATATTGGTCGACGATGATGACCGCGAGAACGAGGGCGACCTTGTCATCCCGGCGCAAATGGCCACGCCCGACGCGATCAACTTCATGGCCCGCCACGGCCGCGGCCTGATCTGCCTCGCTTTGACCAAGGAGCGGGCGGATGTCCTCGGCCTCCAGCCGATGGCCCGGACCAATGAAACGCGCCTTGAAACTGCCTTCACCGTTTCAATTGAGGCACGAGAGGGGGTGACGACCGGCATTTCGGCTGCGGACCGTGCGCGGACCATCGCCGTCGCCATCGATTCCGCCAACGGGCCGGACTCGATCTGTTCGCCGGGCCACGTCTTCCCGCTCGTCGCCCGTCCCGGCGGGGTCCTCGTCCGCGCCGGCCATACCGAGGCAGCGGTCGACGTGTCGCGCCTCGCCGGTCTCAATCCATCCGGAGTGATCTGCGAGATCATGAGCGAAGATGGCACGATGGCGCGGCTCGACGGGCTGATGGAATTCGCGCGCCATCACGGTCTCAAGATCGGCACGATCCGCGATCTCATCGCCTATCGCCTGAAAAAGGATCACATGGTCGAGCGCGTGTCGGAAACGGCTTTCACCAGCCGCAGCGGCAGGCCGTGGACCGCGCAAGTGTTCCGCGACAAGGCTAGCGGCGAAGAGCAGCTCGCGCTCGTCCATGGCGCAGTTCATCCCGAGGAGCCGACTCTCGTCCGAATGCATTCGATCGACCTGTTCGCCGACCTGCTTGGCGAGCAAGGGGCCCGCTCGGGCCTGCTCGACGGGGCGATGGCGATGATCGAGGCGGAGGGCTCGGGCGTGGTCGTCGCGCTTCACGCCGCCGCGCCGGGATCGCTGAGCCGGGCGACCGACCTTCGTTCGGGAAAGCCCTCGCCTTCCTCGCCCGAACTCCGCGGCTATGGCATCGGCGCCCAGATTCTCGCCGCCCTTGGAATCCACGACATGGTCCTGCTCAGCAACACCCGCCACTCGCCAGTCGGGCTCAGCGCCTACGGCCTCGCCATCGTCGAGGAACGCCCGATCCAGATGTCGGCGGACTGA
- the ribH gene encoding 6,7-dimethyl-8-ribityllumazine synthase, with protein MARVLIVEARFYAHLNDMLLEGARAALDAAGHSHETLTVPGALEVPGAIALAAESDRYDAFVGLGVVIRGETWHFEIVAGESARGIMALTMDGLPVGNGILTVENEQQAIARADPTQGNKGAGAAEAALALLEIRNRFG; from the coding sequence ATGGCTCGTGTCCTGATCGTCGAAGCGCGCTTTTACGCCCACCTGAACGACATGCTGCTGGAGGGGGCTCGGGCAGCGCTCGACGCGGCAGGGCATAGCCACGAAACCCTTACGGTACCCGGCGCGCTCGAGGTACCTGGCGCAATCGCACTCGCAGCGGAAAGCGACCGGTACGATGCGTTCGTCGGGCTTGGCGTCGTCATTCGGGGCGAGACGTGGCATTTCGAGATCGTCGCCGGCGAGAGCGCACGAGGAATCATGGCGTTGACCATGGACGGCCTTCCAGTCGGCAACGGCATCCTTACGGTCGAAAACGAGCAGCAGGCGATCGCCCGCGCCGATCCCACGCAGGGCAACAAGGGCGCCGGCGCCGCCGAGGCCGCGCTCGCATTGCTTGAGATCAGGAACCGTTTTGGCTGA
- a CDS encoding alkene reductase: protein MPSLFDPIDLTPALYLPNRILMAPLTRGRATREAVPTPIMAEYYSQRADAGLIISEATGISREGLGWPGAPGIWNHAQVEGWKPVTEAVHKRGGRMVLQLWHMGRMVHSAVTHERPLAPSAITPPGEAHSYEGKRPFEQPRQATSEDIARVLDDYGRAARNAIAAGFDGIQIHGANGYLIDEFLRSSSNHRSDDYGGPIANRVRFLREVAERIVSEIGADRVGVRMSPNGAVNGCDDPDHIALFTAAAAELERVGIPWIELREPGPQSTFRATDQQPASPSMRRVFSGKIVLNSDYKLESAQARLDEGIADAISFGRTFIANPDLVERLRAGAELNRWDVDTFYTSGPQGYVDYPKLGQAA from the coding sequence ATGCCCAGTCTGTTCGACCCCATCGACCTAACCCCGGCATTGTACCTTCCGAATCGCATTCTGATGGCCCCGCTGACTCGTGGGCGGGCGACCCGTGAGGCGGTTCCAACCCCGATCATGGCCGAATATTACAGCCAGCGCGCCGACGCCGGCCTGATCATCAGCGAGGCGACGGGGATAAGTCGGGAAGGTCTCGGTTGGCCGGGGGCGCCCGGAATCTGGAACCATGCACAGGTCGAAGGCTGGAAGCCAGTCACCGAGGCTGTTCACAAGCGCGGCGGACGGATGGTGCTGCAATTGTGGCACATGGGGCGGATGGTGCATTCCGCCGTCACCCACGAGCGGCCGCTGGCGCCATCGGCCATCACGCCGCCGGGTGAAGCGCACAGCTACGAAGGAAAAAGACCCTTCGAGCAACCACGCCAAGCCACGAGCGAAGACATCGCCCGCGTCCTTGACGATTATGGGCGCGCCGCCCGCAATGCGATTGCCGCGGGTTTCGACGGGATCCAGATCCACGGCGCAAACGGCTATCTGATCGACGAATTCCTGCGTTCATCGTCCAACCACCGAAGCGACGATTACGGTGGCCCGATCGCCAACCGGGTCCGATTCCTTCGCGAAGTCGCCGAGCGGATCGTGTCGGAGATAGGCGCTGATCGCGTCGGCGTGAGAATGTCGCCCAACGGCGCGGTCAACGGCTGCGACGATCCCGATCATATCGCCCTGTTCACGGCGGCCGCTGCCGAACTCGAGCGGGTCGGCATTCCTTGGATCGAGCTTCGCGAGCCGGGACCGCAATCGACGTTCCGGGCCACTGATCAGCAACCGGCATCGCCATCGATGCGGCGCGTATTCAGCGGCAAGATCGTCCTCAATAGCGATTACAAGCTCGAAAGCGCGCAGGCCAGGCTGGATGAGGGTATCGCCGATGCGATCAGCTTCGGCCGGACATTCATAGCCAATCCCGACCTGGTTGAGCGACTGCGGGCCGGCGCCGAGCTCAATCGCTGGGACGTCGACACCTTCTACACATCGGGGCCGCAGGGCTACGTCGATTATCCGAAGCTGGGCCAAGCAGCCTGA
- a CDS encoding DMT family transporter, with protein MDDVAASRQIVSKGNATSPHPLAFLALLLGNVALATGPFLVRNSGVGPIAAGYWRLALAIPFLWAIAVAVKQPIHWPSRKLVIAVFIAALFFAADLAAWHAGILLTKLGNATLFGNISSFLFAAWGLWLVRKWPTPVQALALLLAAVGCALLMWGSAELSAAHLRGDMLAALAGLLYTGYLIGVERARGTLQALPLLFLASLFGALMLLPAALVAGERIVPTDWTALFALALCSQVLGQGLLVYALGQVPPLVVGIAMLTQPALSAFLGWRFYDERLTLLDWCGAILIVAALVLVRLRRPVEKSSEIQ; from the coding sequence ATGGACGACGTGGCCGCAAGCCGACAAATAGTTTCAAAAGGAAACGCTACAAGTCCGCACCCCCTGGCGTTCCTTGCCTTGCTGCTGGGCAATGTGGCCCTTGCCACCGGTCCGTTCCTCGTTCGCAATAGCGGCGTCGGGCCGATCGCGGCGGGCTACTGGCGGCTTGCCCTCGCAATTCCCTTCCTTTGGGCCATCGCCGTCGCCGTGAAGCAGCCAATTCACTGGCCCTCGCGCAAGCTGGTCATTGCGGTGTTCATCGCTGCCCTCTTCTTCGCCGCCGATCTTGCCGCCTGGCATGCCGGAATCCTTCTGACCAAGCTTGGCAACGCCACCTTGTTCGGGAACATCTCGTCCTTCCTGTTCGCCGCTTGGGGTTTGTGGCTGGTCCGCAAATGGCCCACGCCGGTGCAGGCGCTGGCGTTGCTCCTCGCGGCGGTCGGCTGCGCCCTGCTGATGTGGGGCAGCGCCGAGCTCTCCGCGGCCCACCTTCGCGGCGATATGCTCGCCGCGCTCGCCGGCCTGCTTTACACCGGCTATCTGATTGGGGTCGAACGCGCCCGCGGAACGCTCCAGGCCCTGCCGTTGCTGTTCCTCGCCAGCCTGTTCGGTGCGCTGATGCTGCTGCCTGCGGCGCTGGTCGCCGGGGAGCGGATCGTTCCCACGGACTGGACCGCCCTTTTCGCGCTCGCTTTGTGCAGCCAGGTGCTCGGCCAAGGCCTGCTGGTCTACGCGCTTGGCCAGGTGCCGCCCCTTGTGGTCGGGATCGCGATGCTGACCCAGCCGGCGCTGTCGGCTTTTCTCGGCTGGCGGTTCTACGATGAGCGGCTGACCCTGCTTGACTGGTGCGGTGCGATCCTGATTGTCGCCGCGCTCGTGCTGGTGCGCTTGCGCCGCCCGGTCGAGAAGTCCAGTGAGATCCAATGA
- a CDS encoding COQ9 family protein: MMTEPTPLQLLREQLALSVGENAVFDGWSVKAVDAAAAQAGIDSAKARLAFGKDSAAMVEAYVGAIDAAMAEAFPPERIAAMKIRDRITELLWFRFETMLTAREAVRSALRILAMPQNALRGAKLGWRSADRMWRLAGDTATDFNHYTKRITLGGVYASTLLVWLDDQSDGLTETRAFLERRIADVMRFEKWKAQMRGNDIRRPSLTRFLGRLRYPPA, encoded by the coding sequence ATGATGACTGAGCCCACTCCGCTCCAGCTTTTGCGCGAGCAGCTTGCGTTGTCCGTTGGGGAAAACGCGGTTTTCGATGGATGGTCGGTCAAGGCCGTCGATGCTGCGGCGGCGCAGGCCGGGATTGATTCGGCCAAGGCGCGGCTCGCTTTCGGAAAGGATTCGGCCGCAATGGTCGAAGCCTATGTCGGGGCAATCGATGCAGCGATGGCCGAGGCATTTCCACCTGAGAGAATTGCGGCGATGAAAATCCGCGATCGGATTACCGAGCTTTTGTGGTTCCGGTTCGAAACGATGCTCACGGCGCGCGAGGCCGTTCGTTCGGCGCTTAGGATCCTGGCGATGCCGCAAAATGCGCTACGCGGGGCGAAGCTGGGCTGGCGCAGCGCCGACCGGATGTGGCGCCTCGCGGGCGACACGGCGACCGATTTCAACCATTACACCAAGCGGATAACTCTTGGCGGAGTTTATGCCTCGACATTGCTGGTCTGGCTCGACGACCAAAGCGACGGGCTCACCGAGACACGGGCGTTCCTCGAACGCCGGATCGCCGACGTGATGCGCTTTGAAAAATGGAAGGCTCAGATGCGCGGTAACGACATCCGCCGGCCCAGCCTGACCCGCTTCCTCGGACGATTGCGCTACCCGCCGGCCTAA
- a CDS encoding FeoA family protein, protein MTEATSLESLRVGIPARIGQIDWNALDPACAGRLRDFGFDEGVTVESLHQGPFGRDPMAVRVGRMIVAIRRSHARAIRVIPAA, encoded by the coding sequence ATGACGGAGGCGACGTCCCTTGAATCCCTTCGCGTCGGAATACCGGCGCGAATTGGTCAAATCGACTGGAATGCGCTCGACCCAGCCTGTGCGGGCCGTCTTCGCGATTTCGGCTTCGATGAGGGCGTAACCGTCGAATCGCTTCATCAGGGGCCGTTCGGGCGCGACCCGATGGCGGTTCGAGTCGGCCGGATGATCGTCGCCATTCGGCGCAGCCACGCCCGCGCAATCCGGGTGATCCCAGCGGCATGA
- a CDS encoding ferrous iron transporter B, whose translation MIQTTSVAVVGNPNAGKSALFNALTGARQKVGNYPGVTVERHVGRLTLPSGRPVELIDLPGAYGLDPMSPDEAVTRDVLLGRQTGERLPEAIIIVVDASNLDNHLRFALQLIALGRPTVVALNMIDLAKRDGLELDASRLSKELGVPVVETVAVRKRGLGVLLKELESQLDSQRAVAGDALPPGSSIELHKRARQVASAAILSETPVRRITHQLDSVLLHPVAGPLLLAAIMFVMFQAVFAWSAVPADALEAAVVGAAGWIGNALPDGALRSLVVDGIFGGVGAVIVFLPQIVILFLFILVLESSGYMVRAAFIMDRLMSSAGLSGRSFIPLLSSFACAVPGIMATRTIDNEKDRLTTILVAPLMTCSARLPVYALIIAAFIPDRDAVPGIGLQGLVLFILYVSGIVSALIAALVIRRTKVRGSGGLFMMELPKYQMPRVKDVAIGLWQRALIFLKRAGTIILGTTIVLWALASYPHAGPGEKQSEVSIAGKIGTAIEVVVRPIGFNHDIALALLPTMAAREVAVSAIGTVYALDADEQDQLQTLEQRLAGQWSLATALAFLAWFVFAPQCISTIAITRRETNSWRWPGFMVAYLFALAYLAAGMTYWTAVAFGLG comes from the coding sequence ATGATCCAAACCACATCGGTGGCGGTCGTCGGCAATCCCAATGCCGGCAAGAGCGCCCTGTTCAATGCGCTCACCGGTGCCCGCCAGAAGGTAGGCAACTATCCCGGCGTAACGGTCGAGCGCCACGTCGGCCGGCTTACCCTTCCCTCGGGTCGCCCGGTCGAGCTGATCGACCTTCCGGGGGCCTACGGCCTCGATCCGATGAGCCCGGACGAAGCGGTGACGCGCGACGTACTGCTTGGCCGGCAGACCGGCGAGCGCCTGCCCGAAGCGATCATCATCGTCGTCGACGCTTCGAACCTCGACAATCACTTACGATTCGCTCTGCAACTGATCGCGCTGGGGAGGCCCACGGTCGTCGCTCTGAACATGATCGACCTCGCCAAGCGTGACGGGCTGGAACTCGATGCCTCAAGGCTCTCGAAGGAACTCGGGGTGCCGGTAGTCGAAACCGTTGCCGTCAGGAAACGCGGGCTCGGCGTCTTGCTCAAAGAGCTGGAATCTCAGCTCGATTCGCAGCGGGCTGTTGCCGGCGACGCTCTTCCACCCGGCAGTTCGATCGAACTTCACAAGCGCGCGCGTCAAGTCGCCTCGGCAGCGATCCTCAGCGAAACGCCGGTTCGAAGGATCACACACCAACTGGATTCGGTGCTGCTCCACCCGGTGGCCGGCCCGCTTCTCCTTGCGGCGATCATGTTCGTCATGTTCCAGGCGGTGTTCGCCTGGAGCGCCGTTCCCGCCGATGCACTCGAAGCGGCAGTGGTCGGTGCGGCCGGCTGGATTGGCAATGCGCTTCCGGACGGTGCCCTGCGTTCGCTCGTCGTCGACGGAATCTTCGGCGGGGTCGGCGCCGTAATTGTCTTCCTGCCGCAGATCGTCATCCTGTTCCTGTTCATCCTAGTGCTCGAAAGCAGCGGATACATGGTCCGCGCAGCCTTCATCATGGATCGGTTGATGAGCAGCGCCGGACTTTCCGGCCGTTCGTTCATCCCCCTTCTGTCGAGCTTCGCCTGTGCCGTTCCCGGCATCATGGCGACACGGACCATCGACAATGAAAAGGACCGGCTGACGACCATACTCGTCGCACCGCTGATGACCTGCTCGGCGCGCCTTCCGGTTTACGCGCTTATCATCGCCGCTTTCATTCCGGATCGTGACGCGGTGCCCGGGATCGGTCTTCAAGGGCTTGTCCTGTTCATCCTCTACGTCTCGGGGATCGTCTCGGCACTGATCGCGGCCCTTGTCATCCGCCGAACCAAGGTTCGCGGCAGCGGCGGCCTGTTCATGATGGAATTACCGAAATACCAAATGCCGCGCGTCAAGGACGTCGCGATCGGCTTGTGGCAGCGCGCCCTGATCTTCCTGAAGCGCGCCGGAACCATCATCCTCGGCACGACGATCGTGCTTTGGGCCTTGGCCAGCTATCCTCACGCGGGGCCGGGCGAGAAACAGTCCGAAGTGTCCATTGCCGGAAAGATCGGAACGGCCATCGAAGTCGTCGTAAGGCCGATCGGCTTCAATCACGACATCGCCCTGGCGCTTTTGCCGACGATGGCCGCGCGCGAAGTTGCGGTCAGCGCCATCGGCACCGTTTACGCCCTCGATGCGGATGAGCAGGACCAACTCCAGACTCTCGAGCAGCGCCTCGCCGGGCAATGGAGCCTGGCAACCGCTCTCGCCTTTCTCGCCTGGTTCGTCTTCGCTCCGCAATGCATTTCGACCATTGCCATCACACGTCGCGAAACCAATAGCTGGCGTTGGCCCGGCTTCATGGTCGCTTACCTGTTCGCGCTCGCCTATCTCGCCGCCGGAATGACCTATTGGACGGCGGTTGCGTTCGGCCTCGGCTAG
- the ssb gene encoding single-stranded DNA-binding protein yields the protein MAGVNKVILVGNLGADPEARTLNNGGEVVNMRIATSENWKDKDGNRQERTEWHNVVIFNENLGRVAKNYLRKGSKVYVEGQIQTRKWTDQSGNDRYTTEIVLQRFRGELVLLDSRGEGGSGGGYGGGGFNQDEGFGGGSRPQQRPQPAAFDTDLDDDVPF from the coding sequence ATGGCGGGCGTGAACAAGGTGATCCTGGTTGGCAATCTGGGCGCCGATCCCGAGGCCCGCACGCTCAACAACGGCGGCGAGGTCGTCAACATGCGCATCGCCACGTCGGAGAACTGGAAGGACAAGGACGGCAACCGCCAGGAGCGGACCGAGTGGCACAACGTCGTTATCTTTAACGAAAACCTCGGCCGGGTCGCCAAGAATTACCTTCGCAAGGGCTCCAAGGTCTATGTCGAAGGCCAAATCCAGACCCGCAAGTGGACCGATCAGTCGGGCAATGATCGCTACACCACCGAAATCGTTCTCCAGCGCTTCCGCGGCGAACTCGTCCTGCTCGACAGCCGGGGCGAGGGCGGTTCGGGAGGTGGCTACGGCGGCGGAGGCTTCAATCAGGACGAGGGCTTCGGCGGAGGCTCGCGTCCCCAGCAGCGTCCTCAGCCAGCCGCGTTCGACACCGACCTCGACGATGATGTGCCGTTCTGA
- a CDS encoding DUF177 domain-containing protein — protein sequence MSERFSLALPIAAIRGGDRIDLVAEPEECASIANRLNLPVIGALQAHAMLERDGDRVKAIGRLKASLEQSCVATGEPLRTRVDEPFELHFMPEPKVRPDEELELRANDLDTVFHDGAVIPLGEALVDTLALALDPFPRGPNAAVALHEAGVISEEEAGPFAALAALKRDKGDGA from the coding sequence GTGAGCGAGCGGTTCTCGCTGGCGCTTCCGATCGCCGCAATCCGGGGCGGTGACCGGATAGACCTTGTCGCCGAGCCTGAGGAATGCGCCTCGATCGCCAATCGCCTGAATCTTCCCGTGATCGGCGCGCTGCAGGCCCATGCAATGCTCGAGCGCGACGGCGACCGGGTGAAAGCGATAGGCCGGCTCAAGGCTAGCTTGGAGCAATCCTGCGTCGCGACCGGCGAGCCGCTCCGAACACGGGTCGACGAGCCGTTCGAGCTCCATTTCATGCCGGAGCCGAAAGTCCGCCCGGACGAGGAGCTTGAGCTTCGTGCCAACGACCTCGACACTGTTTTCCACGACGGTGCGGTCATTCCGCTCGGCGAGGCTTTGGTCGATACTCTGGCGTTGGCGCTGGATCCCTTTCCGCGCGGCCCTAACGCTGCCGTTGCGCTCCACGAGGCGGGTGTGATCAGCGAAGAGGAGGCGGGGCCGTTCGCGGCCTTGGCCGCGCTCAAGCGCGATAAGGGCGATGGCGCCTAG
- a CDS encoding ubiquinol-cytochrome C chaperone family protein has product MVLSLFRKQEVNPATALYESVVRAARQPGWYRDAGVPDTLDGRYCVLATLLAIADIRLGAGGESAAALSPRLTELLVSDLDVQLRESGLGDPTLGKTVRNLITGLSGRIAKWRSALDGGDWNSAIRSSLYRGEDPEISHQGAAKILLAEWKEQLFRMSDEELAEGLAA; this is encoded by the coding sequence ATGGTCCTGTCCCTGTTTCGCAAACAAGAGGTCAATCCGGCCACGGCACTGTACGAGTCCGTCGTCCGAGCGGCGCGCCAGCCTGGCTGGTACCGCGACGCCGGCGTGCCCGATACTCTCGACGGCCGCTATTGCGTGCTTGCGACCTTGCTGGCGATCGCGGACATCCGCCTAGGCGCGGGTGGCGAATCTGCAGCCGCTTTGTCGCCCCGCCTGACGGAGTTGCTAGTGAGCGATCTCGACGTCCAGCTGCGCGAAAGCGGGCTCGGCGACCCGACGCTCGGCAAGACTGTGCGCAATCTTATCACGGGGCTGTCTGGTCGGATCGCCAAGTGGCGCTCGGCACTGGACGGCGGCGATTGGAATTCGGCGATCCGCTCCAGCCTCTATCGGGGTGAGGACCCTGAAATTTCACACCAGGGAGCGGCGAAGATCCTCCTCGCAGAATGGAAGGAACAGCTCTTCCGCATGTCCGATGAAGAGCTGGCGGAAGGGTTGGCAGCGTGA
- a CDS encoding outer membrane protein assembly factor BamE has translation MASTWIKLAAAVTALGLASGCAMGVQDHRGFVIDKELAQGIQVGVDNKDSVTKTLGRPTFTGQFNPNDWYYVSQDTRTVAFKSQRVLDQDILHITFDAAGNVAAINRTDETQIASIDPVKDKTPTLGRKRGFFDELFGNIGVFNSGALGQTNPEN, from the coding sequence ATGGCGTCTACCTGGATCAAGCTGGCTGCGGCCGTCACGGCTCTTGGCCTCGCGTCCGGGTGCGCGATGGGCGTCCAGGATCACCGCGGTTTCGTCATCGACAAGGAACTGGCCCAGGGCATCCAGGTCGGTGTCGACAACAAGGACTCGGTTACCAAAACGCTCGGCCGTCCGACATTTACGGGCCAGTTCAACCCGAATGACTGGTATTATGTGTCTCAGGACACGCGAACGGTCGCGTTCAAGTCGCAGCGCGTGCTCGACCAGGACATCCTCCACATCACATTCGACGCCGCTGGCAATGTCGCCGCGATCAACCGCACCGACGAGACGCAGATCGCGTCGATCGACCCGGTCAAGGACAAGACCCCGACTTTGGGCCGCAAGCGCGGATTCTTCGACGAACTGTTCGGCAACATCGGCGTGTTCAACAGCGGCGCGCTGGGCCAGACCAATCCAGAGAACTAA
- a CDS encoding tryptophan 2,3-dioxygenase family protein, whose amino-acid sequence MTATPQGMTYADYLKLDDVLGAQAPLSDLHDEMLFIIIHQTKELWLKQMLHEVALACRLIRDDHFAGAHKALSRVSRIQTVMTMSWDVLSTLTPFDYMKFRHVLGTSSGFQSAQFRELEFRLGIKDPKYLDLLEGGSAGRRRLEAALAEPSLWDEANDALGRAGFDISTEDSIRAGWLAVYRDAEAHFDLYGLAEKLVDLDDSLAAWRHKHLLTVERIIGMKRGTGGSAGAAYLRATLEKRAFPALWDLRTDI is encoded by the coding sequence ATGACCGCGACCCCGCAAGGCATGACCTATGCCGATTATCTGAAGCTTGATGACGTTCTCGGCGCCCAGGCTCCACTGTCGGACCTGCATGATGAGATGCTGTTCATCATCATCCACCAGACAAAGGAATTGTGGCTGAAGCAAATGCTTCACGAGGTCGCCCTCGCCTGCCGCCTGATACGCGACGATCATTTCGCAGGTGCGCACAAGGCCCTGTCGCGGGTCAGCCGGATACAGACCGTGATGACGATGTCTTGGGACGTGCTGTCGACGCTGACTCCATTCGACTACATGAAGTTCCGCCATGTCCTTGGCACATCGTCGGGCTTCCAGTCGGCCCAGTTCCGGGAGCTGGAATTCCGCCTGGGAATCAAGGACCCGAAATACCTCGACCTCCTCGAAGGCGGCAGCGCCGGCCGCAGGCGGCTTGAGGCGGCACTAGCGGAGCCAAGCCTTTGGGACGAGGCCAATGACGCGCTCGGCCGCGCCGGCTTCGACATTTCGACCGAGGATTCGATCCGCGCCGGCTGGCTAGCCGTCTATCGCGACGCCGAAGCGCATTTCGATCTCTATGGCTTGGCCGAAAAGCTAGTCGATCTCGACGATTCGCTCGCTGCGTGGCGGCATAAGCACTTGCTGACGGTCGAACGGATAATCGGCATGAAGCGCGGGACCGGCGGATCGGCCGGCGCTGCTTACTTGCGCGCGACGCTTGAGAAACGTGCCTTCCCGGCATTGTGGGACCTGCGCACTGACATATGA
- a CDS encoding aminotransferase class V-fold PLP-dependent enzyme translates to MSFKHLFSRTLEAAPGRLHFAAHSHHLWPDASFDGQVECWQDAARLADVKWDKVMDSVWPEAQTYVSDELGTGDASTVVFAANTHELLVRLVAACPRSNPSRLRVLTSDGEFHSARRQFARWQEDGWLEVETIASEPFEDFTERFLAAAGAGNHDLILVSHVLFGSGRLFDGVAQLATLASPQGPWTVIDGYHAFMAIHCPYPHGGGAFYVGGGYKYAMAGEGIGFMHCPPDFGPRPPITGWYAEFGELTAPPGGVGYRQDAMRFMGATFDPSALYRFNAIRRMLSREELTTARISAHAEELQQQALEALSATPLGGADLLNPLDGGPHARFLAFRSARAASWQKQLRERQCITDVRGDVLRIGFGLYQDSGDVSALAKIAADLD, encoded by the coding sequence ATGAGCTTCAAGCACCTCTTTTCCCGCACCCTGGAAGCCGCGCCGGGACGCCTGCATTTCGCAGCGCACAGTCATCATCTGTGGCCCGACGCCAGCTTCGACGGGCAGGTCGAATGCTGGCAGGATGCCGCCCGCCTTGCCGACGTAAAGTGGGACAAGGTGATGGACTCGGTCTGGCCCGAAGCCCAGACCTATGTCTCCGACGAGCTTGGTACGGGCGATGCGTCAACCGTCGTTTTCGCGGCAAACACGCATGAGTTGCTTGTCCGGCTGGTCGCGGCTTGCCCGCGCAGCAATCCGTCGCGCCTGCGCGTCCTGACCAGCGACGGCGAGTTTCATTCGGCACGCCGCCAGTTCGCGCGCTGGCAGGAGGACGGCTGGCTTGAAGTCGAAACCATTGCCTCCGAGCCGTTCGAGGATTTTACCGAGCGCTTTCTCGCGGCAGCGGGCGCGGGAAACCACGACCTCATCCTCGTCAGCCATGTACTGTTCGGAAGTGGCCGGCTGTTCGACGGAGTCGCGCAGCTGGCCACCCTTGCATCTCCCCAAGGACCATGGACCGTGATTGACGGCTACCATGCGTTCATGGCCATCCACTGTCCCTATCCCCACGGCGGCGGCGCCTTCTATGTCGGCGGCGGCTACAAATATGCGATGGCTGGCGAAGGCATCGGCTTCATGCATTGCCCACCTGATTTTGGGCCGCGGCCGCCGATCACCGGATGGTATGCCGAGTTCGGCGAACTCACCGCGCCGCCCGGTGGAGTCGGCTACCGGCAGGACGCGATGCGCTTCATGGGCGCGACGTTCGATCCATCGGCACTTTACCGCTTCAATGCGATTCGGCGGATGCTGTCCCGGGAAGAGCTCACGACCGCTCGGATCTCCGCCCACGCAGAGGAGCTTCAGCAGCAAGCACTCGAAGCGCTATCAGCCACCCCTCTCGGCGGAGCCGATTTGCTGAACCCGCTGGATGGCGGACCGCACGCGCGGTTCCTGGCGTTTCGATCTGCCAGGGCCGCCTCGTGGCAGAAGCAGCTTCGCGAAAGGCAATGCATCACCGACGTTCGTGGCGACGTCCTACGGATCGGGTTCGGACTTTATCAGGATTCCGGCGACGTCTCGGCATTGGCGAAAATCGCTGCCGATCTCGATTAG